The nucleotide window AGTGGGCACATCGCCTTTGAGAATGTGCAGGTCGGTGCCGCAGATCGTGGTGTGAAGAATCTTGACCACGGCGTCAGTGACGTTCTCAACCTCCGGTTTCGGTACGTCCATGACGGACTTCTTGCCAGGGCCGCCGTATACGAGTGCTTTCATGCTGGTTTGCTCCTTGTGTACGAGAGACGTGAACGATCCCGCGCGGTCCCATTGATCGCATGTCCAGCAACACATCAGCGCAGTCGGGGTTCTTGTCTTCTCTTGTGGGCAACGCCTGAAAATTGGCGTTGAGCTTGACGCGCAGCTATCTGCGCGAGTCACAGTTAGCAAACTTCAAGCCAAGGTAACGAGACAGAGCAGCATGGTCAGTTGCTTGTGTTTAGCGAAGATTCGGCCCTTCGAGGGCAATACACATTCGGTGTGCGACTCAAATTGCGACATCGATTTGATATCGAACGTCTTAAAGTTGGCCGTTAATTGATCTGGCAAATCCAGAACCGCCGAGCTTGCTTGATTCGACGGTGACAATTCTTCACCATCACGAAACACCACGGGACACTCCAAACTCCCAGTTCACCAAGCCCCCCTTCGACACAGCACAAAGCTGCTTACCGAGTTGCAGCCCGATCACTGGTCGCCAAGGCACAAGACTAAACCCCATCCCATCGTCCAGCATCGCAAACCGCCCGCTCACCACTTGAATGGACTGCCGATATACACCACTGATGGTTTCGCCATCCCGCACCGGTCGCCACGTCCTTCCGGTCTCCTGCTGCAGCCGTTGTCCCACCACCGCCAGTTCGCGGTCACGCAAGGTCGCGAGCAGGCTGCCGACCAGGACAAAGCGCTGCCCCCTGCGCTCGGCCAGACCCTCCCCCACCAGGAAATCCACGCGCTGCGACATCGCCTCCCGCACCTGCGCCCCGAACCCTTGAGCTACTGGCTGGGTTAAGCCGCTCACCACCAGCGCCCGGTCCAGCCAGGTGGATCCCACAGCCTGGATCTGCTGCTCCAGGGGCAGGTGCGAGCGCAGTTCGACAACATGCCCCGCGTCCTTCTGCGCACCATGCTGTCGGACCCTCTGCAGCAAGTCCGGTGGCACGGCCCAGACGCCATCGGCCACGCGTTCCACGATCCCCTTGCGGCGTAGCGCCTCCAGCCGACGCACGTGGACTTCGACCGTTGCCTGTGGATCCCGATCTCCTGCCTGCAGGAGCTGCGCGCGATGATGGGCCGTGGTGTAGATCCCCTCCTGGGCCAGGTTCAGGACCGTGCGGTCCACAGCACGCTCCAGTACCTGTGGTTTGCCTTCGACGATGCCGCCAACCGGTAGCTCCGCCAGATCGGTGTTGGCTTGCAGCCGGAGATAGTGCGCCCGGCCGTCGATACCATCGACTACCAAGTAGGGCCGATCGTGCAGTTCGCCATCCAGCCCCTTGGCCGCAATGCGCCCCACCACGGGCACATCCACCTGCACATCGGTCACCAGTTCCCTCTGCTCTCCCTTCATCGCCCGGTGCATGGTGCGCAGGATGTCGCCGCGCTCCCCCATGGCCATGAGCGTCTGCTCCATCCGAGGCGCCAGGCGCCACCGGTGGGCATCAAGGCGCTCGGCAAGTGCCATGGCTTCAAGGCGCTGCAACCGGGCGCGTAGCAAGTTGAGGCGCTGCGTTCCCATAGGTCCTTGAATGCTGCCCGGGCGCTCCGTCAGATCCACAACATCCTCCACAGCCTGGCGCTGCAGTTGCCGATCCAGCCCTGTCCATCGCTGCTGGTCCACTTCGCGCTGCTGGCTCTGCCGCATCTCCAGTTCGGTGCGCGGTCCCAGCCATTCCGTCGCCAGCTCGCAGGCACGCCGACGCATGCCATGGGCCATGTAGTCGGGCGCGATGACCAGGTCCGCTCCCCTGCCCTCGCCCGAACGCCCGCGCAGCACGACATGGGTGTGCGGGTTGTCCGTATCCCAGTGGTCCACGGCCACCCAGTCCAGGCGGGTTTCCAGATCGACAGCCATGCGCGCCATCAGCATGCGCGTGTAATCGCGCAGGTCTTCAAGCTCCCCGGCATCCTCCACTGACACGATGAAGCGGAACTGATGGCGGTCCCCTTGGCCCCGCTTCTCGAACGCCTGCAGGTCTGCGGTGTCCGTGTCCGGCCCGTAAGCCTGCCCCTTCTGCCCATCACGGGTCGTACCGTCGCGTTCGATGTACCGCAGGTGGGTGGAAACCGATCGAGCGCCC belongs to Acidovorax sp. YS12 and includes:
- a CDS encoding relaxase/mobilization nuclease and DUF3363 domain-containing protein, translated to MAARKDGPEEGRFRVRPGAPKSRPGPRSPRLISQVLKEVSRAGAKASGKQGMRPASTFGRGCVAAGIAGQGLGRNARRVVIKSRFVVLKKAGARSVSTHLRYIERDGTTRDGQKGQAYGPDTDTADLQAFEKRGQGDRHQFRFIVSVEDAGELEDLRDYTRMLMARMAVDLETRLDWVAVDHWDTDNPHTHVVLRGRSGEGRGADLVIAPDYMAHGMRRRACELATEWLGPRTELEMRQSQQREVDQQRWTGLDRQLQRQAVEDVVDLTERPGSIQGPMGTQRLNLLRARLQRLEAMALAERLDAHRWRLAPRMEQTLMAMGERGDILRTMHRAMKGEQRELVTDVQVDVPVVGRIAAKGLDGELHDRPYLVVDGIDGRAHYLRLQANTDLAELPVGGIVEGKPQVLERAVDRTVLNLAQEGIYTTAHHRAQLLQAGDRDPQATVEVHVRRLEALRRKGIVERVADGVWAVPPDLLQRVRQHGAQKDAGHVVELRSHLPLEQQIQAVGSTWLDRALVVSGLTQPVAQGFGAQVREAMSQRVDFLVGEGLAERRGQRFVLVGSLLATLRDRELAVVGQRLQQETGRTWRPVRDGETISGVYRQSIQVVSGRFAMLDDGMGFSLVPWRPVIGLQLGKQLCAVSKGGLVNWEFGVSRGVS